The nucleotide sequence AGCGAGGTGCCAAATCATATCTAGAACCAGTTGTAGAAAAGGATGAACAAGGAGAGGTCGTAAAAGCAGGTATTTATACTTACGGAGAAACGGTACATATGTTCATTGAACGTAAAAACTATAATGGAATCTTTTTACCAGGATATCAAAAATGGGAATCTGATTATAATCCAGAACCTGTAGGACTAAAGTATATAGATCATATGGTAGGTAATGTAGGTTGGGGAGAGATGAATCAATGGGTAAATTGGTACGAAAAAGTAATGGGCTTTGTTAATTTTCTATCTTTTGATGACAAGCAAATCCATACAGAATACTCTGCATTGATGAGTAAAGTAATGAGTAATGGTAATGGGCGAATTAAATTTCCTATAAATGAGCCTGCAGAAGCAGCTAAACGTTCTCAAATAGAAGAATATTTAGATTTTTATGAAGGCCCAGGTGTTCAGCATTTAGCAGTTGCTACAGATGATATTATAAAAACAGTAGCTCAACTTAAAGCAAGAGGGGTTGAATTTTTGCCACCGCCACCACAAGATTATTATGATAGTATTCCCGGACGTTTAGGAGCACACAAAGATATGATGAAAGAAGATATTAAAGAGCTTCAAAAGCTATCCATTTTAGTTGACGCAGATGAAGAAGGTTATTTGTTGCAAATTTTCACAAAACCTGTAGAAGATCGACCAACTTTATTTTTTGAAATCATCCAACGTATGGGAGCAAAAGGATTTGGAGCAGGTAATTTTAAAGCACTGTTTGAATCTATAGAGAGAGAACAGGCCAAAAGAGGAACTCTTTAATAAAGTTTAATAGGTTAACATAAAAACAACAGTTTTTACCTTCGATAAGTTTATGGTATTTAATACTTTTGGAATAGTAATTGCGTTTTATAAAATTATATTACTAATACAATGAGAAAAATACTATTTATAATAACATTGCTTTTTGCATCTCAATTTCTGGTAGCCCAAAAACAAGAGCAGAGTGCGTTTAAAACTGGCGAATGGTTTAAGTTTAAAATGAGTTATAGCGGGTTCTTAAAAGCAGGAAATGCTACTTTAGAAGTCAAGGATTATGTATTGGATGGAAAACCAGTATATCATATAGTTGGTAACGGGTGGACAACAGGAGCAGTAAGCTGGTTTTTTAAAGTAGAAGATTTATACGAAAGCTATTTTGATAAAGATTCAGGTTTGCCATATAAATTTATTCGAAAAATAAATGAAGGAGGGCATACAAAAGATATTGTAATAGACTTTGATCAAGAAAAACAGAAAGCTTATGTAAACAATCTTAAGTATCAAAAAAAGACTGTTGAAGATACGAAACCTAATGTACAAGATATGGTTTCTGCATTTTATTATTTAAGAAATAATTATAATACCGAAAATATTAGAATAGGAGATGAAGTATCTCTTAATATGTTTTTTGATTCTGAAAATTATAATTTTAAGCTTCGGTTTTTAGGAAGAGAAACCTTGAGAACAAAGTTTGG is from Flavobacteriaceae bacterium and encodes:
- the hppD gene encoding 4-hydroxyphenylpyruvate dioxygenase → MSKNIESVNYGLEKIFEGAEDFLPLLGTDYVEFYVGNAKQAAHFYKTAFGFQSLAYSGLETGIKDRASYVLKQDKIRLVLTTPLTSKSPINDHIVKHGDGVKVVALWVEDARKAYEETTKRGAKSYLEPVVEKDEQGEVVKAGIYTYGETVHMFIERKNYNGIFLPGYQKWESDYNPEPVGLKYIDHMVGNVGWGEMNQWVNWYEKVMGFVNFLSFDDKQIHTEYSALMSKVMSNGNGRIKFPINEPAEAAKRSQIEEYLDFYEGPGVQHLAVATDDIIKTVAQLKARGVEFLPPPPQDYYDSIPGRLGAHKDMMKEDIKELQKLSILVDADEEGYLLQIFTKPVEDRPTLFFEIIQRMGAKGFGAGNFKALFESIEREQAKRGTL
- a CDS encoding DUF3108 domain-containing protein codes for the protein MRKILFIITLLFASQFLVAQKQEQSAFKTGEWFKFKMSYSGFLKAGNATLEVKDYVLDGKPVYHIVGNGWTTGAVSWFFKVEDLYESYFDKDSGLPYKFIRKINEGGHTKDIVIDFDQEKQKAYVNNLKYQKKTVEDTKPNVQDMVSAFYYLRNNYNTENIRIGDEVSLNMFFDSENYNFKLRFLGRETLRTKFGKVKCLMFRPLVLAGRVFKEEESLTLWVSADNNKIPLRLKADLAVGSLRADLAEFKGLKHPFEIQFD